The proteins below are encoded in one region of Rhizobium sp. 9140:
- the rpoC gene encoding DNA-directed RNA polymerase subunit beta', with amino-acid sequence MNQEVMNLFNPQMPAQTFDSIRISIASPEKILSWSFGEIKKPETINYRTFKPERDGLFCARIFGPIKDYECLCGKYKRMKYKGIICEKCGVEVTLSRVRRERMGHIELAAPVAHIWFLKSLPSRISTLLDMTLKDIERVLYFENYIVTEPGLTSLKENQLLSEEEYMIAVDEFGEDQFTAMIGAEAIYEMLASMNLEKIAGDLRQDMADTTSELKQKKLMKRLKIVENFMESGNRPEWMIMKVVPVIPPDLRPLVPLDGGRFATSDLNDLYRRVINRNNRLKRLIELRAPGIIIRNEKRMLQESVDALFDNGRRGRVITGANKRPLKSLSDMLKGKQGRFRQNLLGKRVDYSGRSVIVTGPELKLHQCGLPKKMALELFKPFIYARLDAKGFSSTVKQAKKLVEKEKPEVWDILDEVIREHPVLLNRAPTLHRLGIQAFEPTLVEGKAIQLHPLVCTAFNADFDGDQMAVHVPLSLEAQLEARVLMMSTNNILHPANGAPIIVPSQDMVLGLYYLSIMNQNEPGEGMAFSDIGELHHALDNKSVTLHAKIRGRFKSVDENGKPLSKIFETTPGRMLIGELLPKNVNVPFDVCNQELTKKNISKMIDTVYRHCGQKDTVIFCDRIMQLGFAHACRAGISFGKDDMVIPETKAKIVGDTESLVKEYEQQYNDGLITQGEKYNKVVDAWGKATEKVAEDMMARIKAVEFDDNGRQKPMNAIYMMSHSGARGSPNQMRQLGGMRGLMAKPSGEIIETPIISNFKEGLTVNEYFNSTHGARKGLADTALKTANSGYLTRRLVDVAQDCIVNSVDCGTENGLTMTAIVDAGQVVASIGVRVLGRTALDNIDHPVTGERIVDAGRMILEADVVEIEKAGIQSIRIRSALTCEIQTGVCGVCYGRDLARGTPVNMGEAVGVIAAQSIGEPGTQLTMRTFHLGGTANVVDQSFLEASYEGTIQIKNRNMLRNSDGILIAMGRNMAIQILDERGVERSSQRVAYGSKIFVDDGDKVRRGQRFAEWDPYTRPMMTEVEGTVHFEDIVDGISVLEATDEATGITKRQVIDWRSTPRGIDLKPAIVIKDKNGVVAKLSRGGEARFLLSVDAILSVEPGTKVSQGDVLARSPLESAKTKDITGGLPRVAELFEARRPKDHAIIAEIDGTIRFGRDYKNKRRVLIEPAEDGVEPVEYLIPKGKPFHLQDGDYIEKGDYILDGNPAPHDILAIKGVEALASYLVNEIQEVYRLQGVVINDKHIEVIVRQMLQKVEVTDAGDSTYIVGDSVDRIELEDVNDQLIEQGKKPAYGDPVLLGITKASLQTPSFISAASFQETTKVLTEAAIAGKTDGLQGLKENVIVGRLIPAGTGGTMTQIRRIATARDEMILEERRKSTGADTATPMLADMASENAPAE; translated from the coding sequence ATGAACCAAGAGGTCATGAACCTTTTCAATCCGCAGATGCCTGCACAGACCTTCGATTCGATCCGTATCTCGATCGCGTCGCCGGAGAAGATTCTCTCGTGGTCGTTCGGCGAGATCAAGAAGCCGGAAACCATCAACTACCGTACGTTCAAGCCGGAACGCGACGGCCTTTTCTGCGCGCGCATCTTCGGGCCGATCAAGGACTACGAGTGCCTGTGCGGCAAGTACAAGCGCATGAAGTACAAGGGCATCATCTGCGAAAAGTGCGGCGTGGAAGTCACGCTGTCGCGTGTTCGCCGCGAGCGCATGGGCCACATCGAGCTCGCTGCCCCTGTAGCCCACATCTGGTTCCTGAAGTCCCTGCCGAGCCGCATCTCGACGCTTCTCGACATGACGCTGAAGGATATCGAACGCGTTCTCTACTTCGAAAACTACATCGTCACTGAGCCGGGCCTGACCTCTCTGAAAGAGAACCAGCTTCTCTCGGAAGAAGAGTACATGATCGCCGTCGACGAGTTCGGCGAAGATCAGTTCACGGCGATGATCGGCGCGGAAGCGATCTACGAGATGCTCGCCTCGATGAATCTCGAGAAGATCGCCGGCGATCTGCGCCAGGACATGGCTGACACCACGTCCGAGCTGAAGCAGAAGAAGCTGATGAAGCGCCTGAAGATCGTCGAGAACTTCATGGAATCCGGCAACCGCCCGGAATGGATGATCATGAAGGTCGTTCCGGTGATCCCGCCGGACCTGCGTCCGCTCGTGCCGCTGGACGGTGGTCGTTTCGCGACGTCCGACCTGAACGATCTCTACCGCCGCGTCATCAACCGCAACAACCGCCTGAAGCGGCTGATCGAACTGCGCGCACCCGGCATCATCATCCGCAACGAAAAGCGCATGCTGCAGGAATCCGTCGATGCGCTGTTCGACAACGGCCGTCGCGGCCGCGTCATCACGGGTGCCAACAAGCGCCCGCTGAAGTCGCTGTCCGATATGCTGAAGGGCAAGCAGGGCCGGTTCCGCCAGAACCTGCTCGGCAAGCGCGTGGACTATTCCGGCCGTTCGGTCATCGTGACCGGTCCGGAACTGAAGCTGCACCAGTGCGGCCTGCCGAAGAAGATGGCGCTCGAACTGTTCAAGCCGTTCATCTACGCTCGCCTCGACGCCAAGGGCTTCTCGTCCACCGTCAAGCAGGCCAAGAAGCTGGTCGAGAAGGAAAAGCCGGAAGTCTGGGATATCCTGGACGAGGTTATCCGCGAGCATCCGGTTCTGCTGAACCGCGCGCCGACGCTGCATCGTCTGGGCATCCAGGCCTTCGAACCCACGCTGGTCGAAGGCAAGGCCATCCAGCTGCATCCGCTCGTCTGCACGGCGTTCAACGCCGACTTCGACGGCGACCAGATGGCCGTTCACGTGCCGCTGTCGCTCGAAGCCCAGCTCGAAGCCCGCGTGCTGATGATGTCGACCAACAACATCCTGCACCCGGCCAACGGCGCGCCGATCATCGTTCCCTCGCAGGACATGGTTCTCGGGCTCTACTACCTGTCGATCATGAACCAGAACGAGCCGGGCGAAGGCATGGCTTTCTCCGACATCGGGGAGCTGCATCACGCGCTCGACAACAAGTCGGTCACGCTGCATGCCAAGATCCGCGGTCGCTTCAAGTCGGTCGATGAAAACGGCAAGCCGCTCTCCAAGATCTTCGAAACGACCCCCGGCCGCATGCTCATCGGCGAACTCCTGCCGAAGAACGTCAACGTGCCGTTCGACGTCTGCAATCAGGAGCTGACCAAGAAGAACATCTCCAAGATGATCGACACGGTCTACCGCCATTGCGGCCAGAAGGACACGGTCATCTTCTGCGACCGCATCATGCAGCTCGGCTTTGCCCACGCCTGCCGCGCCGGCATTTCGTTCGGCAAGGACGACATGGTCATTCCGGAAACCAAGGCGAAGATCGTCGGCGACACCGAGTCGCTGGTGAAGGAATACGAACAGCAGTACAATGACGGCCTGATCACCCAGGGCGAAAAGTACAACAAGGTTGTAGACGCCTGGGGCAAGGCCACTGAAAAGGTCGCCGAAGACATGATGGCCCGCATTAAGGCCGTCGAGTTCGACGACAACGGCCGTCAGAAGCCAATGAACGCGATTTACATGATGTCGCACTCCGGCGCGCGCGGTTCTCCGAACCAGATGCGTCAGCTGGGCGGGATGCGTGGTCTGATGGCCAAGCCCTCGGGCGAAATCATCGAGACCCCGATCATCTCGAACTTCAAGGAAGGTCTGACCGTTAACGAGTACTTCAACTCAACCCACGGCGCCCGTAAGGGTCTCGCAGACACCGCCCTGAAAACGGCGAACTCCGGTTACCTGACGCGTCGTCTCGTTGACGTTGCGCAGGATTGCATCGTCAACTCGGTCGATTGCGGTACCGAAAACGGCCTCACCATGACCGCCATTGTCGATGCCGGTCAGGTCGTTGCCTCCATTGGCGTCCGCGTTCTCGGTCGTACGGCGCTCGACAACATCGATCATCCGGTCACGGGTGAGCGCATCGTCGATGCTGGCCGCATGATCCTGGAAGCCGACGTCGTCGAGATCGAAAAGGCAGGCATCCAGTCGATCCGGATCCGCTCGGCCCTGACCTGCGAAATCCAGACCGGCGTCTGCGGCGTCTGCTACGGTCGCGACCTTGCCCGCGGTACCCCTGTCAACATGGGCGAAGCGGTCGGTGTCATCGCGGCCCAGTCGATCGGCGAGCCGGGCACGCAGCTCACCATGCGTACGTTCCACCTTGGTGGCACGGCAAACGTGGTTGACCAGTCGTTCCTGGAAGCATCGTACGAAGGCACGATCCAGATCAAGAACCGCAACATGCTGCGCAACTCCGATGGCATCCTCATCGCCATGGGCCGTAATATGGCGATCCAGATCCTGGACGAGCGCGGCGTGGAACGGTCCTCGCAGCGTGTGGCCTACGGTTCGAAGATCTTCGTGGATGACGGTGACAAGGTTCGTCGCGGTCAGCGCTTCGCAGAGTGGGACCCCTATACGCGTCCGATGATGACGGAAGTCGAAGGGACGGTTCACTTCGAGGATATCGTCGATGGTATCTCCGTTCTCGAAGCGACCGACGAAGCGACCGGCATCACCAAGCGTCAGGTTATCGACTGGCGTTCGACGCCAAGGGGTATCGACCTGAAGCCGGCCATCGTCATCAAGGACAAGAACGGCGTCGTTGCCAAGCTGTCGCGCGGTGGCGAAGCCCGGTTCCTGCTCTCGGTCGATGCGATCCTGTCGGTGGAGCCCGGTACGAAGGTGTCTCAGGGTGATGTGCTGGCACGTTCGCCGCTGGAAAGCGCCAAGACCAAGGACATCACCGGTGGTCTGCCGCGTGTTGCCGAGCTCTTCGAAGCGCGTCGTCCGAAGGACCATGCGATCATCGCGGAGATCGACGGGACGATCCGTTTCGGTCGCGACTACAAGAACAAGCGTCGCGTGCTGATCGAGCCGGCGGAAGACGGTGTCGAGCCGGTCGAGTACCTGATCCCGAAGGGCAAGCCCTTTCACCTTCAGGACGGCGACTATATCGAAAAGGGTGACTACATCCTCGACGGTAACCCGGCGCCGCACGACATTCTGGCGATCAAGGGCGTGGAGGCTCTGGCTTCCTACCTCGTGAACGAGATCCAAGAAGTCTACCGCCTGCAGGGCGTCGTCATCAACGACAAGCACATCGAGGTGATCGTTCGCCAGATGCTGCAAAAGGTGGAAGTCACCGACGCCGGCGACTCGACCTACATCGTCGGCGACAGCGTGGACCGGATCGAACTGGAAGACGTCAACGACCAGCTGATCGAACAGGGCAAGAAGCCGGCTTACGGCGATCCCGTCCTGCTCGGCATCACCAAGGCGTCGCTGCAAACGCCGTCCTTCATCTCGGCCGCGTCCTTCCAGGAAACGACCAAGGTGCTGACGGAAGCCGCGATCGCCGGCAAGACCGACGGTCTCCAGGGCCTCAAGGAAAACGTCATCGTCGGCCGCCTCATCCCGGCCGGCACCGGCGGCACCATGACGCAGATCCGTCGCATCGCCACGGCGCGCGACGAGATGATCCTCGAGGAACGCCGCAAGTCGACCGGAGCGGATACGGCAACGCCTATGCTCGCCGATATGGCCAGCGAGAACGCGCCTGCCGAGTAA
- a CDS encoding transcriptional regulator, whose translation MTVLPDNDNNSDDPMVFIIIGKAFEEDGGGEGVDIHVVLRAADDDSAVREALNALAEEGFLEADLDQIGMLEGVPEDEPHASAYKGALEGEVAIIRFN comes from the coding sequence ATGACGGTCCTGCCCGACAACGACAACAATTCCGACGATCCCATGGTCTTCATCATCATCGGCAAGGCCTTTGAAGAGGACGGCGGCGGAGAAGGTGTCGATATTCACGTCGTGCTCCGTGCGGCCGACGATGACTCCGCTGTCCGTGAAGCTCTGAACGCTCTGGCCGAGGAAGGCTTCCTCGAGGCGGACCTCGACCAGATTGGGATGCTCGAAGGCGTGCCGGAAGATGAGCCGCATGCGTCCGCTTACAAGGGTGCGCTGGAGGGAGAGGTGGCGATCATCCGGTTCAACTGA